Proteins from one Vulgatibacter sp. genomic window:
- a CDS encoding beta-ketoacyl synthase N-terminal-like domain-containing protein — translation MRRVGIFGWGIVAPRSPDIESFERNLDACDSWLSAFDGFGPSNFLVGRPDFDFASYKGWIDERFPASRFSQLEKKMGTPTKYAIGAFIQSLRQNPGLEQELRALGPKAHVYCGTGLGDLPTIYDTSLELHRAQRRWDRFWANPERNADLRAFLQGGEAPAGMPAQPESVDEHDRDQAEDAWWHFWAARSPELADYLAELRAIESLSVEGDVESAKLAVIKEKRVRSAKLQKKWNAPEAPWNQVSSNVLWNIHNTPASQISMMGKITGMTFAPVAACSSFGYALGMAMDAIQLDKAKAVVVGMTDPEPHPLSVGAFYNARVLAADADVSKPLTGLRGTHVAGGAVVWVVADLEYMQAKGLKPLGMEPIGVGLTADAEHIITPSKEGPTSSIRLAMEQAGVAAGEIGSWDLHATATPGDYLEVETLRGVLPEQVVVTARKGTFGHGMSAGGGWELTAQYLGYAAGKLYPTPLRAEELNAQIGRVHGNFVLDTHCAAPAGAAGKLSMGIGGINACVISKPLG, via the coding sequence GTGCGCAGAGTCGGCATCTTCGGTTGGGGCATCGTCGCCCCTCGTTCGCCGGACATCGAGAGCTTCGAGCGGAACCTCGACGCCTGTGACAGCTGGCTGTCCGCCTTCGACGGCTTCGGTCCCAGCAATTTCCTCGTCGGCAGGCCGGATTTCGACTTCGCCTCGTACAAGGGCTGGATCGACGAGCGCTTCCCCGCGAGCCGCTTCTCCCAGCTCGAGAAGAAGATGGGGACGCCGACGAAGTACGCGATCGGCGCCTTCATCCAGTCGCTCCGCCAGAACCCCGGCCTCGAGCAGGAGCTTCGGGCGCTGGGACCGAAGGCGCACGTCTACTGCGGCACGGGCCTCGGCGATCTGCCGACGATCTACGACACCAGCCTCGAGCTCCACCGGGCCCAGCGCCGCTGGGACCGCTTCTGGGCCAACCCCGAGCGCAACGCCGATCTGCGCGCCTTCCTGCAGGGCGGCGAGGCGCCAGCCGGCATGCCCGCCCAGCCGGAGAGCGTCGACGAGCACGACCGCGACCAGGCCGAGGACGCGTGGTGGCATTTCTGGGCGGCCCGCTCCCCGGAGCTCGCCGACTACCTCGCCGAGCTCCGCGCCATCGAGTCGCTCTCGGTGGAGGGCGACGTCGAGAGCGCCAAGCTCGCGGTGATCAAGGAGAAGCGCGTCCGCAGCGCGAAGCTGCAGAAGAAGTGGAACGCGCCCGAGGCCCCCTGGAACCAGGTCTCCTCCAACGTGTTGTGGAACATCCACAACACCCCCGCCTCGCAGATCTCGATGATGGGGAAGATCACCGGCATGACCTTCGCGCCGGTGGCAGCCTGCTCCTCCTTCGGCTACGCCCTCGGCATGGCGATGGACGCCATCCAGCTCGACAAGGCCAAGGCGGTGGTGGTGGGCATGACCGACCCCGAGCCCCACCCGCTCTCGGTCGGCGCCTTCTACAACGCCCGCGTCCTCGCTGCGGATGCCGACGTCTCCAAGCCCCTCACCGGCCTGCGCGGAACCCACGTCGCCGGGGGCGCGGTGGTCTGGGTCGTCGCCGATCTCGAATACATGCAGGCGAAGGGCTTGAAGCCCCTGGGCATGGAGCCCATCGGCGTGGGCCTCACCGCCGACGCCGAGCACATCATCACCCCGTCGAAGGAGGGCCCCACCTCCTCGATCCGGCTGGCGATGGAGCAGGCCGGCGTGGCCGCCGGGGAGATCGGCTCCTGGGATCTGCACGCCACCGCCACGCCGGGCGACTACCTCGAGGTCGAGACCCTGCGCGGCGTGCTGCCGGAGCAGGTGGTGGTCACCGCGCGCAAGGGCACCTTCGGCCACGGCATGAGCGCCGGCGGCGGCTGGGAGCTCACCGCGCAATACCTCGGCTACGCTGCCGGCAAGCTCTACCCGACGCCGCTCCGCGCCGAGGAGCTCAACGCGCAGATCGGCAGGGTGCACGGCAACTTCGTGCTCGACACCCACTGCGCCGCCCCGGCCGGCGCCGCCGGCAAGCTCTCGATGGGCATCGGCGGCATCAACGCCTGCGTGATCTCGAAGCCCCTCGGCTGA
- the ybaK gene encoding Cys-tRNA(Pro) deacylase → MKTNAARLLDKLGISYELRTYAFDPDDLAAESVAAKIGLPAEQVFKTLVARGDRNGVLFAVVPGDAQLDLKALAKLSGDRKVDTVPLKEVQPLTGYIRGGVTVFGAKKSFPVYVDETIELFDVISISAGARGTQILLAPADYLRAAAGQVGPIAKPKDAA, encoded by the coding sequence GTGAAGACGAACGCTGCCAGGCTCCTCGACAAGCTGGGGATCTCCTACGAGCTCCGCACCTACGCCTTCGATCCCGACGACCTGGCCGCGGAGTCGGTCGCCGCGAAGATCGGCCTGCCGGCGGAGCAGGTCTTCAAGACCCTGGTCGCCAGGGGCGATCGCAACGGCGTCCTCTTCGCGGTGGTGCCGGGCGACGCGCAGCTCGACCTCAAGGCGCTGGCGAAGCTCTCGGGTGATCGCAAGGTGGACACCGTGCCGCTCAAGGAGGTGCAGCCTCTCACCGGCTACATCCGCGGCGGGGTCACCGTCTTCGGTGCGAAGAAGAGCTTCCCGGTCTACGTGGACGAGACGATCGAGCTCTTCGACGTGATCTCGATCTCCGCAGGGGCGCGGGGGACGCAGATCCTCCTCGCGCCCGCCGACTATCTGCGCGCGGCGGCGGGCCAGGTCGGACCGATCGCGAAACCGAAGGACGCGGCCTGA
- a CDS encoding CobW family GTP-binding protein, with product MSGENGVGIERAGSGPLPVVVVTGFLGSGKTTLLRSLLGRPHGMRIGLVLNELGQAGIDVPGPTQTSTVELTEGCVCCLRNPDLLQAMEEMHARGDVDRVIIETTGLADPLALTWTLARQELHGKVRVDAVIAVVDPTTFEAARSEEWEAQVRAGDLVVLSKLDVATPEQRERAVAAVRAIQPEARVLEGGESLPVGILLDAVEVGPRSLSLPEVREARHSTFQVVSVGGRHRYRLDPLEDWLEALPEAIFRAKGIVELADGSWAAFHVVGGRLQLDLGVAAPAHGESRFAFFGRGLEKDAIEATLLSCRVE from the coding sequence ATGAGTGGTGAGAACGGCGTCGGGATCGAGCGGGCGGGCAGTGGCCCGCTGCCGGTGGTGGTGGTCACGGGCTTTCTGGGCAGCGGCAAGACCACGCTGCTCCGCAGCCTGCTCGGCAGGCCCCACGGGATGCGGATCGGCCTCGTGCTCAACGAGCTCGGCCAGGCGGGCATCGACGTGCCCGGCCCGACCCAGACCTCGACGGTGGAGCTCACCGAGGGCTGCGTCTGCTGCCTGCGCAACCCCGATCTGCTCCAGGCGATGGAGGAGATGCACGCCCGCGGCGACGTCGATCGGGTGATCATCGAGACCACGGGCCTCGCCGATCCGCTGGCGCTCACCTGGACGCTGGCGCGGCAGGAGCTCCACGGCAAGGTGCGGGTCGACGCGGTGATCGCGGTGGTCGACCCGACGACCTTCGAGGCGGCGCGGAGCGAGGAGTGGGAGGCGCAGGTCCGCGCCGGCGACCTCGTCGTCCTCTCCAAGCTCGACGTGGCCACGCCGGAGCAGCGCGAGCGGGCGGTGGCGGCGGTGCGCGCGATCCAGCCGGAGGCGCGGGTGCTCGAGGGCGGCGAATCGCTGCCGGTGGGGATCCTCCTCGACGCAGTGGAGGTGGGGCCGCGCTCGCTCTCGTTGCCCGAGGTGCGGGAGGCGCGCCACTCGACCTTCCAGGTGGTCTCCGTCGGCGGGCGGCACCGCTACCGGCTCGATCCCCTCGAGGATTGGCTCGAGGCGCTGCCGGAGGCGATCTTCCGCGCCAAGGGGATCGTCGAGCTGGCGGACGGGAGCTGGGCCGCCTTCCACGTGGTGGGCGGCAGGCTCCAGCTCGATCTCGGCGTCGCCGCCCCTGCCCATGGGGAGAGCCGCTTCGCCTTCTTCGGGCGCGGCCTCGAGAAGGATGCGATCGAGGCCACGCTCCTCTCCTGCAGGGTGGAGTAG
- a CDS encoding TetR/AcrR family transcriptional regulator, giving the protein MGREKTGSYHHGDLRRALLDAALEMVRTEGVAQVALREVARRAGVSHTAPYRHFASKEALLAAVAEEGFLRFAAALADAAASASDPIAALRATGVAYVGFAVEHPAHFRVMFAPGANAAEFPSLAQAAEGAFGVLVRTLQAGIDAGRLVDRPAQELALTAWSLVHGLAQLILDGQLRGAGAPLELAAAATQRLVEGLAAPAPAARRPAPRSPRKGR; this is encoded by the coding sequence GAAGACGGGGAGCTACCACCATGGCGATCTGCGCCGGGCGCTGCTCGACGCCGCCCTCGAGATGGTGCGGACCGAGGGCGTGGCCCAGGTGGCGCTGCGGGAGGTGGCGCGCCGGGCGGGGGTGAGCCATACGGCGCCCTACCGCCACTTCGCCTCGAAGGAGGCGCTCCTCGCGGCGGTGGCGGAGGAGGGGTTCCTGCGCTTCGCCGCGGCGCTGGCGGACGCCGCCGCCTCCGCCTCGGACCCGATCGCCGCGCTGCGGGCCACCGGCGTCGCCTACGTGGGCTTCGCGGTGGAGCATCCCGCCCACTTCCGGGTGATGTTCGCCCCCGGCGCCAATGCCGCCGAATTCCCCTCGCTGGCGCAGGCTGCGGAAGGGGCCTTCGGTGTGCTCGTCCGGACCCTGCAGGCGGGGATCGACGCGGGGCGCCTCGTCGACAGGCCGGCGCAGGAGCTGGCGCTCACCGCGTGGTCGCTGGTGCACGGCCTCGCGCAGCTGATCCTCGACGGCCAGCTCCGAGGTGCAGGCGCGCCGCTGGAGCTCGCTGCGGCGGCGACGCAGCGGCTGGTGGAGGGGCTGGCCGCCCCGGCACCCGCTGCCCGGCGTCCGGCGCCGCGGTCGCCCCGCAAAGGCCGCTGA